A window from Dromaius novaehollandiae isolate bDroNov1 chromosome 1, bDroNov1.hap1, whole genome shotgun sequence encodes these proteins:
- the STRAP gene encoding serine-threonine kinase receptor-associated protein: MAMRQTPLTCSGHTRPVVDLAFSGITPYGYFLISACKDGKPMLRQGDTGDWIGTFLGHKGAVWGATLNKDATKAATAAADFTAKVWDAVSGDELITLAHKHIVKSVDFTQDSDYLLTGGQDKLLRIYDLSKPEAEPQVISGHTSGIKKALWSSDDKQILSADDKTVRLWDRNTMTEVQALNVAMSVSSMEYVPEGQILVITYGKTIAFHSAETLEQIKSFEAPATINSASLHPEKECLVAGGEDFKLYKYDYNTGEELESYKGHFGPIHCVRFSPDGELYASGSEDGTLRLWQTTVGKTYGLWKCVVPEEENAEAAKARTTLPGTAEEELEDLASENSDSMYSSTPEVKA, encoded by the exons ATGGCAATGAGACAGACCCCGCTGACGTGCTCGGGGCACACGCGGCCCGTGGTGGACCTGGCCTTCAGCGGCATCACCCCCTACGGCTACTTCCTCATCAGTGCCTGCAAGG aTGGTAAGCCTATGCTACGTCAAGGCGACACAGGAGACTGGATTGGAACATTTCTAGGGCATAAAGGTGCTGTTTGGGGTGCTACTTTGAACAAGGATGCCACTAAAGCAGCTACAGCAGCAGCTGATTTTACAGC CAAAGTGTGGGATGCTGTGTCAGGGGATGAGCTAATCACTTTGGCTCACAAGCACATTGTCAAAAGTGTGGATTTTACACAG GATAGTGATTATCTGTTAACAGGTGGACAAGATAAATTGTTGCGTATCTATGATTTGAGTAAGCCAGAAGCAG AACCTCAGGTTATCAGCGGGCATACTTCTGGCATTAAAAAGGCTTTATGGAGCAGCGATGACAAACAGATTCTTTCAGCTGATGATAAAACTGTCCG CCTCTGGGACCGGAATACCATGACTGAAGTACAGGCATTAAATGTTGCAATGTCAGTAAGCAGCATGGAGTATGTTCCAGAAGGACAGATACTTGTGATAACCTATGGGAAGACCATTGCTTTTCATAGTGCAGAAAC TCTAGAGCAGATTAAATCATTTGAAGCTCCTGCTACAATCAATTCTGCATCACTTCACCCTGAGAAAGAATGTTTGGTTGCAGGTGGTGAAGATTTTAAACTCTATAAATATGACTATAATACAGGAGAAGAATTAG AATCTTACAAAGGACACTTTGGTCCCATTCACTGTGTGAGATTTAGCCCTGATGGAGAGTTATATGCCAGTGGCTCTGAGGATGGTACACTAAGGCTGTGGCAGACAACAGTAGGGAAAACCTATGGTCTTTGGAAATGTGTAGTTCCTG AAGAAGAgaatgcagaagcagcaaaagcaaGGACCACCCTTCCAGGAACTGCAGAGGAGGAATTAG AAGATCTTGCCTCTGAAAACTCAGATTCAATGTACAGCTCAACTCCTGAAGTTAAGGCCTGA